The following coding sequences are from one Candidatus Nitrohelix vancouverensis window:
- a CDS encoding tetratricopeptide repeat protein has protein sequence MSATDQELYSQALQLQGAGHILEAIKFWNEFLKNNPRSFEARNNLGLAYYANDQIPQAISEFETALSIEPNDGVVKNNLRNALQFQATLDADNHEYDEAINKLNRATELSNAKDKEKLGFQIEMLQDQIFMEAKNVNTLEAYEDFLERFPDSPGNSDEARAKIKELKAESGAPAMPDPLTAADPVSSEPVMETMPEQLTAVDPAMPDMMAEEIPALSDLMAAEEPELTEPEPVMEPEPIPAMPDAMAASEPAPAAPVVPEPMTSPGPAPAPVIEKQKWVVVTTKSSPLLIRDRPSREGKILSKAPKGSKYPHVKEEKEWFQIEYGKNKKGWVSRKFSKVME, from the coding sequence TTGTCCGCTACTGACCAGGAGTTGTATTCTCAAGCGCTTCAGTTGCAGGGCGCAGGGCATATTCTGGAAGCGATTAAATTCTGGAACGAATTTCTGAAGAACAATCCGCGCTCTTTTGAAGCGCGTAATAACCTGGGCCTGGCTTATTACGCCAACGACCAGATTCCCCAGGCGATCTCAGAATTCGAGACCGCGTTGAGTATTGAGCCGAACGATGGGGTCGTCAAAAACAATCTGCGCAATGCCTTGCAATTTCAGGCCACGCTGGATGCGGACAATCACGAGTACGACGAGGCGATCAATAAACTGAACCGGGCGACGGAATTGTCCAACGCGAAAGACAAGGAAAAACTGGGCTTTCAGATTGAAATGTTGCAGGACCAGATTTTCATGGAAGCGAAAAACGTCAATACCCTGGAAGCTTACGAAGATTTTCTGGAGCGATTCCCGGACAGCCCGGGCAATTCCGACGAAGCCCGCGCTAAAATCAAGGAATTGAAAGCGGAGTCCGGGGCGCCCGCGATGCCCGATCCGCTGACGGCCGCGGACCCTGTTTCTTCGGAGCCTGTGATGGAGACAATGCCTGAACAATTAACGGCAGTCGATCCCGCTATGCCAGATATGATGGCGGAGGAAATTCCTGCATTGTCAGACCTGATGGCGGCGGAGGAACCAGAACTTACAGAACCTGAACCCGTGATGGAGCCGGAGCCGATCCCCGCGATGCCGGACGCGATGGCGGCATCGGAGCCTGCGCCTGCGGCGCCCGTTGTGCCCGAGCCTATGACCTCGCCGGGGCCTGCGCCCGCTCCCGTCATCGAAAAACAGAAGTGGGTCGTCGTTACCACGAAGTCCAGTCCCTTGCTCATTCGCGACCGTCCCTCGCGCGAAGGAAAAATTCTGAGCAAAGCGCCCAAAGGTTCCAAGTACCCTCATGTCAAAGAGGAAAAAGAATGGTTCCAAATTGAGTATGGCAAAAATAAAAAGGGCTGGGTATCCCGAAAATTTTCCAAAGTCATGGAATAA
- the thiS gene encoding sulfur carrier protein ThiS yields MLLIINGKEREIHSSSTIDELLAELELTAPHIAVALNQQVVPRGKRQSTLLNEGDRVEIVHAVGGGCR; encoded by the coding sequence TTGCTCTTAATTATCAATGGTAAAGAACGAGAAATCCACTCTAGCTCCACTATCGACGAATTGCTAGCGGAACTTGAGTTGACCGCCCCCCATATCGCCGTCGCCCTCAACCAGCAAGTCGTCCCAAGAGGGAAACGTCAATCGACCCTTTTGAATGAAGGCGACCGCGTAGAGATTGTTCATGCCGTTGGCGGCGGTTGCCGCTAG
- a CDS encoding thiazole synthase, with the protein MNRKESTELKIGDRTFKSRLIVGTGKYASFEQNREALEASGAEMVTVAVRRIELDKSKDSILNFIDPKKYHLLPNTAGCYSVKETVMTCQLAREAGLGNMVKVEVIGDEKTLFPDNEATLEASEILIKDGFQVLPYCSDDVILCKKLEAIGCSAVMPLAAPIGSGLGVCNPYTIKLILEAVNIPVIVDAGVGTASDACKAMELGVDGLLMNTAIAGAQNPLKMARAMKLATEAGRLAYEAGRIPRKLYASASSPLEGMIDI; encoded by the coding sequence ATGAATCGAAAAGAATCAACAGAACTTAAAATTGGCGACCGGACTTTCAAGTCCCGTTTGATCGTTGGCACCGGGAAGTACGCCTCATTCGAACAGAACCGCGAAGCGCTGGAAGCCTCCGGCGCCGAAATGGTCACCGTCGCGGTTCGACGCATTGAACTGGACAAAAGCAAGGACTCGATCCTGAATTTTATCGACCCGAAAAAATATCACTTACTGCCCAACACGGCGGGTTGCTACTCCGTCAAGGAAACCGTGATGACCTGCCAGCTGGCGCGCGAAGCCGGACTGGGAAATATGGTGAAGGTCGAAGTCATTGGCGATGAAAAAACCCTGTTCCCGGACAACGAAGCCACGCTCGAAGCCTCTGAAATTCTGATCAAGGACGGTTTTCAGGTGCTTCCCTACTGCTCCGACGACGTGATCCTCTGCAAAAAACTCGAGGCCATCGGTTGCTCGGCGGTCATGCCGCTGGCGGCTCCCATCGGTTCGGGACTGGGCGTGTGCAACCCCTACACCATCAAACTGATACTCGAAGCCGTGAACATTCCCGTCATTGTCGACGCCGGAGTGGGCACCGCCTCCGACGCCTGCAAGGCGATGGAGCTTGGAGTCGACGGCTTGCTGATGAACACGGCGATCGCCGGGGCGCAAAACCCGCTGAAAATGGCGCGCGCCATGAAACTGGCGACCGAAGCCGGGCGACTGGCTTATGAAGCGGGACGCATACCGCGCAAACTCTACGCTTCTGCCAGCAGTCCTCTGGAGGGGATGATAGATATTTGA
- a CDS encoding thiamine phosphate synthase: MIPSLEQALEGGARCFQLREKDLSPNALLELALEMNERITRCGGFLIINDRADIAEMAGAAGVHLTENSVPASAVKKQFPRLKIGVSTHTLEGALNAEKNGADFITFSPIFETPSKKEFGPPQGLDRLKEVIETTHIPVLALGGVKKGHLETILNLGAHGVAMISGIWSGSNIEQNTFEYIKILSRT; encoded by the coding sequence ATGATTCCCTCTCTGGAACAGGCGCTGGAGGGCGGGGCGCGATGCTTTCAACTGCGCGAAAAAGATTTGAGTCCCAATGCCCTGCTGGAACTTGCGCTGGAAATGAACGAACGCATCACGCGGTGCGGAGGATTTTTAATCATTAACGACCGCGCAGATATCGCCGAGATGGCAGGCGCCGCCGGGGTGCATCTTACGGAAAACAGCGTTCCGGCCAGCGCGGTGAAAAAACAGTTTCCGCGTCTTAAAATTGGCGTCTCCACGCACACGCTGGAAGGCGCCTTGAACGCGGAAAAGAACGGGGCTGATTTCATCACCTTCAGCCCGATTTTTGAAACGCCCTCAAAAAAAGAATTCGGTCCGCCGCAAGGTCTGGATCGATTGAAAGAGGTTATCGAAACCACACACATACCGGTCCTCGCGCTGGGAGGCGTTAAAAAGGGCCATCTGGAAACCATCCTGAATCTGGGCGCGCACGGCGTCGCCATGATATCGGGCATCTGGAGCGGAAGTAATATTGAACAAAACACTTTTGAATATATAAAAATTCTTTCAAGGACATAG
- the thiC gene encoding phosphomethylpyrimidine synthase ThiC — protein sequence MTSNNGNGANDANGTSLTLTRKPISPNSEKIYLPGQLNPEIRVPFREITLTSPITAQGNGNGNGNGGQSEKNESVLVYDTSGPYTDPTIDIDVRKGLKPIRAPWIEGRGDVEAYQGREVKLIDNGYRNREDLEAIERFPREGRKVLRAKNGGNVSQMHYARQGIITPEMEYIAIRENQKRSDLKLDAEREQRLSGQSFGASIPDIITPEFVRDEIARGRAIIPANINHPETEPMIIGRNFLVKINANIGNSAVASSIEEEVEKMVWATRWGADTVMDLSTGLNIHETREWILRNSPVPIGTVPIYQALEKVGGKAEELTWEIYRDTLIEQAEQGVDYFTIHAGVLLRYVPMTAKRVTGIVSRGGAIMAKWCLAHHQENFLYTHFEETCEIMKAYDVSFSLGDGLRPGSSADANDEAQFSELKTLGELTKTAWKHDVQTMIEGPGHVPMHMIKENMDLQLKECGEAPFYTLGPLTTDIAPGYDHFTSGIGAAMIGWFGCAMLCYVTPKEHLGLPNRDDVKEGVITYKISAHAADVAKGHPGARVRDDALSKARFEFRWDDQFNLSLDPERAREYHDQTLPSDSAKTAHFCSMCGPQFCSMKITQDVRDYAVEQGLKNEEEALESGMKEMSETFKAKGSQLYA from the coding sequence ATGACTTCAAATAATGGCAACGGCGCCAACGACGCCAACGGAACTTCTTTAACATTGACCCGCAAACCGATTTCCCCCAACTCGGAGAAGATTTATCTGCCCGGTCAACTGAACCCGGAAATTCGGGTTCCTTTTCGCGAGATCACCCTCACCAGCCCCATCACCGCACAAGGCAATGGCAACGGGAATGGGAACGGCGGTCAATCTGAAAAAAATGAATCGGTTCTGGTTTACGACACCTCCGGCCCCTACACCGATCCGACCATCGACATTGACGTGCGCAAAGGTTTGAAACCGATCCGCGCGCCCTGGATTGAAGGGCGAGGCGATGTCGAGGCCTATCAAGGCCGCGAAGTCAAATTGATCGACAACGGCTACCGCAATCGCGAAGACCTCGAAGCCATCGAACGATTCCCGCGCGAAGGCCGCAAGGTTCTGCGCGCGAAGAACGGCGGCAACGTCAGCCAGATGCATTACGCGCGCCAAGGCATCATCACCCCGGAGATGGAATACATTGCCATTCGCGAAAATCAAAAACGTTCGGACCTCAAACTCGATGCAGAGCGCGAACAACGCTTGAGCGGCCAATCCTTCGGCGCCTCGATCCCCGACATCATCACGCCGGAATTCGTACGCGATGAAATCGCGCGCGGACGCGCCATCATCCCGGCGAACATCAATCACCCGGAAACCGAGCCGATGATCATCGGGCGCAACTTCCTGGTCAAGATCAACGCCAATATCGGTAACTCCGCCGTCGCCTCTTCCATCGAGGAGGAAGTCGAGAAAATGGTCTGGGCCACCCGTTGGGGCGCAGATACGGTTATGGATCTGTCCACCGGTCTCAACATTCATGAAACGCGGGAATGGATTCTGCGCAACTCGCCGGTTCCGATCGGTACGGTTCCGATCTATCAGGCGCTGGAAAAAGTCGGCGGCAAGGCCGAAGAGCTGACCTGGGAAATCTACCGCGATACCTTGATCGAACAGGCCGAGCAGGGCGTCGATTATTTCACCATCCATGCGGGCGTGTTGCTACGTTATGTGCCGATGACGGCGAAACGCGTCACCGGCATCGTATCGCGCGGCGGAGCCATCATGGCGAAATGGTGCCTCGCGCATCATCAGGAAAATTTCCTCTACACGCATTTTGAAGAGACCTGCGAGATCATGAAGGCTTACGACGTCAGCTTCTCTCTTGGCGACGGCTTGCGCCCCGGCTCTTCCGCCGACGCAAACGACGAAGCGCAATTTTCTGAATTGAAAACGCTGGGCGAACTCACCAAGACCGCATGGAAGCACGACGTGCAGACCATGATCGAAGGCCCCGGCCACGTGCCGATGCACATGATCAAGGAAAACATGGACCTGCAATTGAAAGAATGCGGCGAAGCGCCTTTCTACACCCTCGGACCGCTGACCACGGACATTGCGCCTGGTTACGACCATTTCACCAGCGGCATCGGCGCCGCGATGATCGGCTGGTTCGGTTGCGCCATGCTCTGCTACGTGACCCCCAAGGAGCATCTGGGATTGCCGAACCGAGACGACGTGAAAGAAGGCGTCATCACCTACAAAATCTCCGCCCACGCCGCAGATGTGGCGAAGGGACACCCCGGAGCGCGAGTGCGCGACGACGCTCTCAGCAAGGCGCGCTTCGAATTTCGCTGGGACGACCAGTTCAATCTGTCCCTCGACCCGGAACGCGCGCGAGAGTATCACGACCAGACGCTTCCTTCCGATTCCGCGAAGACGGCGCACTTCTGCTCCATGTGCGGACCGCAGTTCTGCTCCATGAAAATCACGCAGGACGTGCGCGATTACGCTGTGGAACAGGGTCTCAAGAATGAAGAGGAAGCGCTCGAATCGGGTATGAAGGAAATGTCCGAAACCTTCAAGGCCAAAGGCAGTCAGCTGTACGCCTGA
- a CDS encoding trypsin-like serine protease produces the protein MKNLVKMKLAAFLMIGIFALPVAQIIGPSIPGHASALAHEVSGNAGVPGLVGTNIVEKIATQQNPAVVGVRSISGFEKMSRGPFGGFPPGQQPPQQGGAGSGFLIDAQGYILTNHHVVDGSQKLKVSLMDGKEYDAKVIGADPKTDIALIKIEASNGETFPFIKLGDSDRLNVGEWVVAIGNPFGLTHSVTVGVVSAKHRNIGAGPYDEFIQTDASINPGNSGGPLVNLQGEVIGINTAILPGQSGGNIGIGFALPINMAKTILDDLKTDGKVTRGWLGVMIQQITPELAEAMQLSMDQKGALVSDVEPGGPADKGGLKRGDVIVKFAGKIIDAMDILPKSVAAVHPGDKVEVEILRAGKSQVLTLVPEAMGV, from the coding sequence ATGAAGAATTTAGTGAAAATGAAATTAGCGGCATTTTTGATGATAGGAATTTTTGCCCTTCCAGTTGCGCAAATCATCGGTCCGTCGATTCCGGGTCATGCGTCGGCCTTGGCCCATGAGGTTTCCGGCAACGCAGGCGTACCGGGACTGGTGGGAACCAATATCGTGGAGAAAATAGCCACTCAACAAAACCCGGCGGTGGTCGGCGTGCGTTCGATAAGCGGTTTTGAGAAAATGAGCCGCGGGCCTTTCGGAGGATTCCCTCCGGGACAGCAACCGCCGCAACAGGGCGGGGCCGGTTCGGGATTTTTAATTGACGCGCAGGGCTATATTTTGACCAACCACCATGTGGTCGACGGTTCTCAGAAATTAAAAGTCAGCCTGATGGACGGCAAGGAATACGACGCCAAAGTGATCGGCGCCGACCCCAAGACGGATATCGCCTTGATCAAAATTGAAGCGTCAAACGGCGAAACGTTTCCCTTCATCAAACTGGGCGACTCCGATCGCCTGAACGTGGGCGAATGGGTGGTCGCGATCGGTAATCCTTTCGGATTGACTCATTCGGTGACGGTGGGCGTTGTGAGCGCCAAGCATCGAAATATCGGCGCGGGTCCCTACGATGAGTTCATTCAGACCGACGCCTCCATCAACCCCGGCAACAGCGGCGGGCCGCTGGTCAACTTGCAGGGCGAAGTGATCGGCATCAACACGGCGATCCTTCCGGGGCAGTCAGGAGGCAATATCGGGATCGGTTTTGCGCTTCCGATCAATATGGCAAAAACCATTTTGGATGATTTGAAAACAGACGGCAAAGTCACGCGCGGCTGGCTCGGCGTGATGATCCAGCAGATCACCCCGGAACTTGCAGAGGCCATGCAATTGAGCATGGACCAGAAAGGCGCGCTTGTCAGCGACGTGGAACCTGGCGGTCCGGCGGATAAAGGCGGACTGAAGCGCGGCGACGTGATCGTGAAATTTGCAGGCAAAATCATCGACGCGATGGATATTCTGCCGAAATCGGTCGCGGCAGTCCACCCCGGCGACAAGGTAGAGGTGGAGATTCTGCGAGCCGGTAAGAGTCAAGTATTAACGCTTGTCCCCGAGGCGATGGGGGTTTAA
- the gpmA gene encoding 2,3-diphosphoglycerate-dependent phosphoglycerate mutase: MIKIVLLRHGQSQWNLENRFTGWTDVDLTDQGQQEARAAGALLKKEGYDFDLAYTSVLKRAIRTLWLVLDEMDLMWIPVHRSWRLNERHYGGLQGLDKAETAAKHGEDQVKIWRRSYSIQPPSLEDNDPRLPEKDPRYQGIPNLPRAEALNDTVDRFLPYWFDAIVPTLKQGQRVLICAHGNSLRALVKHLDNVSEEDITELNIPTGIPLVYELNDDLTPVKHYYLGDPEEIRKAAEAVAKQGQAK; this comes from the coding sequence ATGATAAAAATTGTCTTACTTCGTCACGGACAGAGCCAATGGAACCTGGAAAACCGGTTCACCGGCTGGACCGATGTGGATTTGACCGATCAGGGGCAACAGGAAGCCCGAGCCGCAGGCGCTTTGTTGAAGAAGGAAGGATATGATTTTGATCTGGCCTACACTTCGGTTTTGAAGCGCGCCATTCGAACCCTCTGGCTGGTTCTGGATGAAATGGATTTGATGTGGATTCCGGTTCACCGCTCCTGGCGTTTGAACGAGCGACATTACGGCGGATTGCAGGGACTGGACAAGGCGGAGACGGCGGCGAAGCATGGAGAAGATCAGGTGAAGATCTGGCGCCGCAGTTATTCGATCCAACCGCCGTCGCTGGAAGATAACGATCCCCGGCTTCCTGAAAAAGACCCGCGCTATCAGGGAATCCCCAACCTGCCGCGAGCGGAAGCGCTGAACGATACGGTGGACCGTTTTCTTCCCTACTGGTTCGACGCTATCGTGCCCACGCTCAAGCAAGGTCAGCGCGTGTTGATCTGCGCCCACGGCAACAGCTTGCGCGCGCTGGTCAAGCATCTGGATAACGTCAGCGAGGAAGACATTACGGAACTGAATATTCCAACGGGCATCCCCCTGGTTTACGAACTGAACGATGATTTGACTCCCGTCAAACATTATTATCTGGGCGATCCCGAAGAGATTCGCAAGGCCGCCGAAGCGGTCGCCAAGCAAGGTCAGGCCAAATAA
- a CDS encoding HD domain-containing protein, whose amino-acid sequence MDSIVRFYRKINSDFLNPKWKDGFEIHYKVVNAGGEQRFFKFADYTPDIHERIKTMLENADSQEFFIHETDLIKFYKNFYIADLQTSLDRRGYSPALMKQAYTVACRIMKEYFDNIGSPRVLRTLTSVVDIIAQCISQWRPGIADIYAMVDKSAHHHTHCVNVGLYAMTLAVRFKMQDTAVKELGLGGMLIDIGNKELDADLFQKDELDPDERKLIRKHPSAGRKKLNDMKCFSPVILSMVGEHHEKFSGEGYPHGLAGEKISLYARVIAIMDVFDALTCSRSYREALPPNKALSMMKSEMPGHFDERLVLNFIKIIAAEKNDSAVKTT is encoded by the coding sequence ATGGATTCCATTGTCCGCTTTTATCGCAAAATCAATTCTGATTTCCTGAACCCAAAATGGAAAGACGGATTTGAGATCCATTATAAAGTGGTCAACGCTGGAGGCGAGCAACGTTTTTTTAAATTCGCTGATTACACTCCCGATATCCACGAACGAATCAAGACCATGCTGGAAAACGCCGACAGTCAGGAGTTTTTCATTCATGAGACCGACCTGATTAAATTCTACAAAAATTTCTATATCGCCGACCTGCAAACCTCGCTGGATCGTCGCGGCTATTCGCCCGCGTTGATGAAACAGGCCTACACCGTCGCCTGTCGCATCATGAAAGAATACTTCGACAATATCGGATCGCCCAGAGTGCTACGCACCCTGACCAGCGTTGTTGACATTATTGCCCAATGCATTTCGCAATGGCGCCCCGGCATCGCCGACATTTATGCGATGGTCGACAAGAGCGCCCACCATCACACGCATTGCGTGAACGTAGGCCTCTACGCTATGACTCTTGCGGTCCGCTTCAAAATGCAGGACACCGCCGTTAAAGAACTGGGGCTGGGCGGCATGCTCATTGATATCGGCAACAAAGAACTCGACGCCGACCTCTTCCAGAAAGACGAACTGGACCCGGACGAACGCAAACTGATCCGCAAGCATCCGTCTGCAGGACGAAAAAAATTGAACGACATGAAATGCTTCAGCCCGGTCATTCTTTCGATGGTCGGAGAGCATCATGAAAAATTCAGCGGCGAAGGATACCCGCACGGTCTGGCTGGCGAAAAAATTTCCCTGTACGCGCGCGTCATCGCAATCATGGACGTCTTCGATGCCCTGACCTGCTCGCGATCTTACCGGGAAGCCCTGCCTCCCAACAAGGCGCTGTCCATGATGAAGTCGGAGATGCCCGGACATTTCGACGAACGCCTGGTCCTCAACTTCATCAAGATCATTGCCGCTGAGAAAAATGACTCCGCAGTGAAAACGACCTGA
- a CDS encoding transporter — MLGLILSPKSATAYVGLCCAHCGGNMPLNIMGGGIPETHEFRFKISQSFMRMGPYKDGSDDIDPSTLLGANNGTTFAAVPAEMRMYMTMVSAAYSFTDDFAAMVMTSYKRNDMPMLLNGALGGFNMFSEGIGDTKVLGKYRLMADDNLAPTRQISAVFGLSVPTGSIDEGFKNHPNAAFQGRILPFRMQLGSGTFDPILGLTYQGSKDPYWYGANLQYTGRWYDNDQGYHQGQEIALDLYTMMQFHPKAVAHFQLNNKYEGKYSAEPFDQRIKGEGHAGNIPAGQFLSPLFDPHNYGGYKLTATAGIQFQPIPLQIVELDVSIPLYQDLNGPQLADDWKIQATWYWEVPTSKSRRHTGTHAPKELGF, encoded by the coding sequence ATGCTGGGACTGATTCTGTCCCCAAAATCGGCTACAGCCTATGTCGGACTCTGTTGCGCGCATTGCGGCGGCAACATGCCGCTCAATATCATGGGCGGCGGCATTCCTGAAACGCATGAGTTTCGCTTCAAAATCAGCCAGAGCTTCATGCGCATGGGTCCCTATAAAGACGGAAGCGACGACATCGATCCTTCCACCCTGCTCGGCGCGAACAACGGAACCACCTTCGCCGCCGTGCCTGCTGAAATGCGCATGTACATGACCATGGTCAGCGCCGCCTATTCTTTCACCGACGATTTCGCCGCGATGGTGATGACCAGCTACAAACGAAACGACATGCCCATGCTCCTGAACGGAGCGCTCGGCGGTTTCAACATGTTTTCCGAAGGCATCGGCGACACCAAAGTTCTGGGTAAATACCGATTGATGGCGGACGACAATCTCGCTCCGACCCGGCAGATCTCCGCCGTCTTTGGCCTCTCCGTCCCGACAGGGAGCATCGACGAAGGTTTCAAGAATCACCCCAACGCCGCGTTTCAAGGACGCATTCTGCCTTTTCGCATGCAGTTGGGTAGCGGCACCTTCGATCCGATTCTTGGCCTGACCTATCAAGGTTCCAAAGACCCTTACTGGTACGGCGCCAACCTGCAATACACCGGACGCTGGTACGACAACGATCAGGGCTATCATCAGGGTCAGGAAATCGCCCTCGACCTCTACACGATGATGCAGTTTCACCCGAAAGCGGTCGCGCATTTCCAATTGAATAACAAATATGAAGGCAAGTACAGCGCGGAACCCTTCGACCAGCGCATCAAAGGCGAAGGCCACGCGGGCAATATTCCTGCAGGACAATTTCTCAGCCCGCTGTTCGACCCGCACAATTACGGCGGCTATAAACTGACGGCGACGGCGGGCATTCAGTTTCAGCCCATCCCATTGCAGATCGTGGAGCTCGATGTCAGCATTCCTCTGTATCAGGATTTGAACGGCCCGCAACTCGCCGACGACTGGAAAATTCAGGCGACCTGGTATTGGGAAGTCCCGACCAGCAAGAGCCGACGTCACACGGGAACCCATGCTCCGAAGGAACTGGGTTTCTAA
- a CDS encoding cytochrome c encodes MKRPIAKTHSLAIAAVLLGLAACAGINQLPEEGSADAELYRSRCTSCHGQPHPSRHTPQEWEHYVGLMEQHMKDKNIEFSPQDKKIILNYLKRNAR; translated from the coding sequence ATGAAACGCCCGATTGCTAAAACGCATTCATTGGCGATAGCGGCGGTCCTTCTGGGACTCGCCGCCTGCGCCGGGATCAATCAGCTTCCCGAAGAGGGAAGCGCGGATGCGGAGCTGTATCGCAGTCGATGCACAAGCTGTCATGGACAACCGCATCCATCGCGCCACACGCCGCAGGAGTGGGAGCATTATGTCGGCCTGATGGAACAGCATATGAAGGATAAGAATATTGAATTTTCACCGCAGGATAAAAAGATAATTCTCAATTATTTGAAACGCAACGCCCGATAG
- a CDS encoding TlpA family protein disulfide reductase — MKRAFTILTITASLLYSALAWAHSPIYEKMGVVPPRTEKAAPLFTLENMQGQTVQFDQYFGKPLLLHFWATWCVPCREELPALQKLYESIDRNNLEIVAINIDRGNRDRVEEYIAEMGLTFPMLLDPNQKVRRNYYINGLPTSYLIGPDGTFQGFISGARNWNLQDSNALFSLLKSRQ, encoded by the coding sequence ATGAAACGCGCCTTCACAATACTTACGATCACCGCAAGTCTGCTGTACAGCGCACTGGCCTGGGCGCATTCTCCCATCTACGAAAAAATGGGAGTGGTGCCGCCGCGTACAGAGAAGGCGGCCCCGCTGTTCACGCTGGAAAACATGCAAGGCCAGACCGTGCAGTTCGATCAGTATTTTGGCAAACCCCTGCTTCTGCATTTCTGGGCCACCTGGTGCGTTCCCTGTCGCGAAGAATTACCGGCCCTGCAAAAACTCTATGAGTCGATCGACCGCAACAATCTGGAAATCGTCGCGATCAACATCGACCGAGGCAACCGCGACCGGGTCGAGGAATACATCGCCGAAATGGGACTGACCTTTCCCATGCTTCTCGATCCCAATCAAAAGGTTCGACGCAATTATTATATCAACGGCCTGCCCACCAGCTATTTGATTGGGCCGGACGGGACCTTTCAGGGATTCATCTCTGGAGCAAGGAACTGGAATCTGCAAGATTCCAACGCTTTATTTTCGCTACTCAAGTCTCGCCAATGA
- a CDS encoding TlyA family RNA methyltransferase: MILAGKVRCEGQVADKPGRNVSEDALVEVIEALHPYVGRGGLKLEKALDQFNVSPQNKFAVDIGASTGGFTDCLLQRGARRVCAVDVGYGQLAWKLQSDPRVQMLDRTNARALTVEQIGEPADLAVIDVSFISLQLILPAVWRTLDPEGDILALVKPQFEVGKDEVEHQGIIKDTGKHKKVLEVLQAFVEKNGWVICGLTRSPITGQKGNKEFLIHCVRAGRAEAISSNAILEAVSSE; this comes from the coding sequence CTGATTCTTGCCGGAAAAGTCCGTTGTGAAGGGCAGGTCGCCGACAAGCCCGGACGCAACGTTTCCGAAGACGCCCTCGTTGAGGTGATCGAAGCGCTTCACCCTTATGTGGGTCGCGGCGGTCTCAAACTCGAAAAAGCCCTCGATCAATTCAACGTATCCCCTCAAAATAAATTTGCCGTAGATATCGGAGCGTCGACAGGCGGCTTCACTGATTGCCTGTTGCAACGCGGAGCGCGGCGCGTCTGCGCCGTCGACGTGGGCTATGGTCAACTCGCCTGGAAGTTGCAATCCGATCCGCGCGTCCAGATGCTGGATCGCACCAATGCGCGCGCGTTGACGGTCGAACAGATCGGAGAGCCCGCCGACTTGGCGGTGATCGACGTTTCCTTCATTTCTCTTCAACTGATTTTGCCTGCCGTCTGGAGAACGCTTGATCCTGAGGGCGATATCCTTGCGCTGGTCAAACCGCAGTTCGAAGTCGGCAAAGATGAGGTGGAGCATCAAGGTATTATCAAAGATACGGGCAAACATAAAAAAGTTCTGGAGGTGTTGCAGGCCTTTGTCGAGAAAAACGGTTGGGTGATTTGCGGGCTGACCCGTTCGCCGATCACGGGACAAAAGGGCAACAAAGAATTTCTGATCCATTGCGTGCGCGCCGGGCGGGCGGAGGCCATTTCATCGAATGCGATCCTTGAGGCGGTTTCATCGGAATGA
- a CDS encoding exodeoxyribonuclease VII small subunit yields the protein MSEIKFEKAMQRLEQIVEDLEKGELDIDKSLEIFEEGIKMSRLCSKKLSEAESKIEKLTQNNQGDLATELFPSEPNDVE from the coding sequence ATGTCGGAGATCAAATTTGAAAAAGCGATGCAACGCCTGGAACAGATCGTCGAAGATCTTGAAAAGGGAGAGCTGGATATCGACAAGTCCCTGGAGATTTTTGAAGAGGGCATCAAGATGTCGCGCCTGTGTTCCAAGAAACTCTCCGAGGCGGAATCGAAGATAGAAAAGTTGACCCAGAACAATCAGGGCGACCTGGCAACCGAACTGTTCCCCAGCGAGCCGAACGATGTCGAATAA